A stretch of Babesia bigemina genome assembly Bbig001, chromosome : III DNA encodes these proteins:
- a CDS encoding p68 RNA helicase protein, putative encodes MVLGLGRVNGVAFIGRASHRSCDGLAARRLPDCIGSSICTFGISGRPGIGAYGEQYAGSGYDYQGGYSRAPYSVPVNTAPAYNANYGYSQPSGRHHTYGASQYGYGGYGRRRQPYGTYNGNEYFMQLPTIDWNLKPLVEIKKDFYDLSPEANNRPGEEIEAILESHRIIIDGETPLPKPVNSFDEAVFNEPIQNIIKQMGFVEPTPIQKVGWTSCLTGRDVVGVSQTGSGKTLAFLLPGLLHLLAQPPVSAGMGPVILVLAPTRELCQQTYAEAQKFMRVMNLRGAILYGGASKPQQQQQIVGGVDIMVATPGRLLDFLSSGVVRLDRVSYFVLDEADRMLDMGFEPQIRMISSQVRPDRQTLLFSATWPSSIRRLASEFCKNNCIYIQVGDKELTANPNIAQQVKVLRSDETFPYLCTFLSGEGYNKKVLIFVESRIGADNLVRDLSHRGFSAISIHGNKSQQQRDYAIRQFRNGSINIMVATDVASRGLDIKDIDYVVNMDIPRSIEDYIHRIGRTARGTNTGGALLLLVSDYPDHRKAKFAQKLVEILHGVKQPVPPELQHLAQSVR; translated from the exons ATGGTGTTGGGACTTGGCCGGGTGAATGGCGTAGCCTTCATTGGTCGAGCCAGCCATCGGAGTTGTGACGGGCTGGCTGCACGAAGACTTCCTGATTGCATTGGCTCCAGCATCTGTACGTTTGGGATATCAGGGCGGCCTGGTATTGGCGCATATGGCGAACAATATGCCGGAAGTGGATACGACTATCAGGGGGGCTATAGTCGTGCGCCGTATAGCGTCCCCGTAAATACTGCGCCCGCATACAACGCAAATTATGGCTACAGCCAACCTTCAGGCAGGCATCATACGTATGGTGCTTCTCAGTATGGCTATGGAGGGTACGGCAGGCGTCGGCAACCATACGGGACATACAACG GTAACGAATATTTTATGCAACTACCAACCATTGATTGGAATTTGAAGCCGTTAGTTGAAATAAAGAAGGACTTTTACGACCTGAGCCCTGAGGCTAACAACAGACCTGGGGAGGAGATTGAGGCCATTTTAGAAAGCCATCGTATCATTATCGATGGAGAAACTCCGCTTCCCAAACCGGTTAACTCGTTCGACGAGGCCGTGTTTAATGAACCCATCCAGAATATCATTAAGCAAATGGGTTTTGTTGAGCCGACACCGATCCAAAAAGTTGGTTGGACTTCGTGTCTGACAG GCCGTGATGTAGTAGGCGTCAGCCAGACCGGATCTGGAAAGACGCTTGCATTTTTGCTACCCGGTTTGCTCCATCTCTTGGCACAGCCACCGGTATCTGCTGGAATGGGACCAGTGATACTTGTCTTGGCACCAACCCGTGAATTGTGCCAGCAGACATATGCGGAGGCGCAGAAGTTCATGCGTGTGATGAACCTCAGAGGCGCCATTCTCTACGGAGGAGCCTCGAAGCCACAGCAGCAACAGCAGATTGTTGGAGGAGTCGATATAATGGTAGCTACTCCGGGAAG gcttCTCGATTTCCTTTCCAGTGGCGTAGTCCGGCTGGATCGCGTCAGTTATTTCGTTTTGGACGAGGCAGATCGCATGCTCGATATGGGATTCGAGCCGCAGATAAGGATGATATCATCGCAGGTGAGGCCTGATCGGCAGACCTTGCTCTTCTCTGCCACGTGGCCATCGTCCATCCGCCGTCTGGCCTCCGAGTTCTGTAAGAACAACTGCATTTACATTCAAGTGGGAGACAAGGAGCTCACAGCCAACCCTAACATCGCGCAACAAGTCAAGGTACTGCGTTCGGATGAGACCTTCCCCTATCTGTGCACCTTCCTGTCCGGCGAAGGTTACAACAAGAAGGTGCTGATTTTCGTAGAGTCCCGTATAGGGGCGGATAACCTGGTTAGGGATCTGAGCCACCGCGGTTTTTCGGCCATTTCTATACATGGCAACAAATCCCAGCAGCAACGTGATTACGCGATTCGTCAGTTCCGCAACGGATCGATTAACATCATGGTGGCCACCGATGTTGCCTCCAGGGGGCTCGACATTAAGGACATCGACTACGTCGTGAACATGGACATACCGCGTAGCATTGAGGACTATATTCACAG AATCGGCCGTACGGCGCGGGGCACCAATACGGGCGGTGCTCTTCTGCTACTAGTTAGCGATTACCCCGACCATAGAAAGGCCAAATTCGCTCAGAAATTAGTTGAAATACTCCACGGAGTCAAACAGCCCGTGCCTCCGgagctgcagcacctggcACAGAGTGTCCGCTAA
- a CDS encoding KOW motif family protein, putative — MARRKADDEDDDSVFGQSDDSGEDERPVKKKLKGSHSDAKRRAIVSAFLDTEAQVGDEEEEDNYDDDIFLPDESTEAERLENRSRLRRLREEGDRKDDQRRVGGAGLLENAIDKLTKRYQDRTFDEGEDDFIEDDGEDAGHDYGIMEDASVLMPDLNDPKLWMLKLNKAHSSKLVAISLLNKFLKLQSQGRHLGIYSCFAPDGVKGFIYIEADTKNAILEALSDFRNVNLRKLKMVPINEVSSIYAMESQQQIVPLIGEYVRIKTGRYAGDLAQVHESDELNGIVVVKVIPRLKEEDVDIQQQIGEDGFPIVKPPKEANASRTKTKLYIKRLFDREAIELKGGLIEQGFTPGTFRYNNMTFLDAGFLLLRISVKRLTVGSAVNATLSELKEFNLEDNYGNVAHVIKNSNLHLFRLGEKVRVTRGELINVIGHISGLHNEEIEIQPEDSSIPNFRIHPSSVMKHFREGDNVRIIDGINQGESGLISLVDFEKKNAVVFSPQKSEQFKVKLDYLVLVKESINFESLGSLNGYFLGDLIQSSKGEVGVIISISKSCFNVLLDTNNEVKLVLSDILCKRSSFGYSSKDVNNSTLYTRNKILIVSGPYKNKQGVVKHLWKNKCFVQLEKNAYVVVDSGSVLNMSISETQNPYDQRGGQERGAELRTKSRIRIPNRFIGKTVKILVGRYKGLLGDVISVEQSEFTILLKVKPKVVRIKKVDVTILDNRDLMVNKMRYASLLADKDVSKPVQHVTSLGVPDTRWVKKGVVVRITGNGEYQNKLGVIDEVIEDQADTDLQIVHIFVEEDYIAIATESVEVVRPTKRHQVVILLDGGDRIGNVTAVDGFRATVALDDGNVVEDTVDNMALYGAMNI, encoded by the exons ATGGCACGGCGCAAAGCtgacgacgaggatgatgattCCGTGTTCGGGCAGTCCGATGATAGCGGCGAAGATGAGCGCCCAGTCAAGAAAAAGCTCAAAGGGAGCCATTCGGACGCAAAAAGGCGTGCCATTGTTTCCGCATTCCTAGATACGGAAGCCCAG GTgggcgacgaggaggaggaagataACTACGACGATGACATATTCCTACCTGACGAATCCACGGAGGCCGAACGATTGGAGAACCGTAGCAGACTTCGCAGGCTCCGCGAGGAAGGTGACCGCAAGGATGATCAGCGCCGCGTTGGTGGCGCCGGTTTGCTGGAAAACGCAATCGACAAACTCACGAAACGATACCAAGACAGAACCTTCGATGAGGGTGAAGATGACTTCATCGAAGACGATGGCGAAGACGCTGGGCATGACT ATGGCATCATGGAAGATGCGAGTGTCCTCATGCCCGACCTCAATGACCCAAAACTGTGGATGTTGAAACTAAACAAAGCGCATTCATCTAAACTGGTTGCCATAAGTCTTTTGAACAAGTTCCTAAAGTTGCAAAGCCAGGGACGGCACTTGGGCATCTACTCTTGTTTCGCTCCGGATGGTGTGAAGGGATTCATATACATTGAGGCTGACACCAAAAATGCCATCCTGGAGGCGCTCTCAGATTTCAGAAACGTCAATTTGAGGAAACTTAAAATGGTGCCCATTAACGAAGTCTCAAGTATCTACGCCATGGAGTCGCAACAGCAGATTGTACCACTAATTGGCGAATATGTGCGTATCAAGACGGGGAGATATGCAGGCGATCTAGCGCAGGTACATGAATCTGATGAATTAAACGGGATAGTGGTGGTTAAAGTTATTCCTAGGCTCAAGGAGGAGGATGTAGACATCCAACAGCAAATCGGTGAGGATGGTTTTCCTATAGTAAAGCCACCCAAAGAAGCCAACGCTAGTCGCACAAAGACGAAATTGTATATCAAACGCTTGTTTGACagggaggctattgagctAAAGGGTGGCCTGATCGAGCAAGGTTTCACACCGGGGACCTTCCGTTACAACAACATGACATTCCTGGATGCGGGGTTTCTATTGCTTCGAATTAGCGTGAAAAGGCTCACGGTTGGATCTGCCGTAAATGCGACGCTGTCGGAGCTTAAGGAATTCAACTTGGAAGACAATTACGGCAACGTGGCGCACGTCATCAAAAACTCTAATTTGCATCTATTCAGGCTAGGCGAAAAGGTCCGTGTGACACGAGGAGAGCTTATCAACGTTATTGGTCATATCTCGGGCTTGCACAATGAGGAAATCGAAATCCAACCTGAAGACAGCAGCATCCCCAACTTCCGCATACATCCCTCATCCGTCATGAAGCATTTCCGAGAGGGTGATAACGTGCGCATTATTGACGGTATCAATCAGGGAGAATCTGGGCTCATATCGTTAGTGGACTTCGAAAAAAAGAATGCTGTAGTCTTCTCGCCGCAAAAGTCCGAGCAGTTCAAAGTCAAACTCGACTATCTAGTCTTGGTGAAAGAGTCCATCAACTTCGAATCACTCGGATCCCTTAACGGTTATTTCCTTGGAGACCTCATACAGTCGTCAAAGGGAGAAGTTGGGGTTATAATATCAATATCGAAGAGTTGTTTCAATGTGCTGCTCGACACCAATAATGAGGTCAAATTGGTGTTGTCGGATATACTCTGCAAGCGTAGCTCCTTTGGATACAGTTCTAAGGATGTTAACAACTCTACTCTATACACTCGCAACAAAATACTCATTGTAAGCGGTCCGTACAAGAACAAGCAGGGGGTTGTAAAACACCTCTGGAAAAACAAATGTTTCGTGCAGCTCGAGAAAAACGCCTACGTTGTCGTCGACAGCGGCTCCGTGCTGAATATGAGCATTAGTGAAACGCAGAATCCCTACGATCAACGTGGAGGTCAAGAGAGGGGAGCCGAATTGCGAACCAAAAGTAGGATTCGCATACCAAACAGGTTTATAGGAAAAACTGTAAAAATACTTGTTGGGCGTTACAAGGGGCTATTGGGAGATGTGATATCGGTGGAGCAGTCTGAATTCACTATACTCTTGAAAGTTAAACCCAAAGTGGTACGTATCAAGAAGGTGGATGTTACCATCCTGGACAATAGGGACCTCATGGTCAACAAGATGCGTTACGCGAGCCTACTTGCCGATAAAGACGTATCCAAACCCGTGCAGCACGTTACATCCCTGGGAGTTCCAGATACGCGCTGGGTGAAGAAGGGTGTCGTTGTACGCATCACAGGTAACGGAGAATACCAGAACAAGCTTGGTGTCATAGACGAAGTTATAGAGGACCAGGCTGATACCGACCTGCAGATAGTACACATTTTTGTGGAAGAAGACTATATCGCAATCGCCACTGAATCCGTAGAGGTGGTTCGCCCTACTAAAAGACATCAGGTCGTCATCTTGTTGGATGGGGGAGACCGCATCGGGAACGTCACGGCTGTGGATGGATTCCGTGCGACTGTAGCTCTAGATGATGGGAATGTAGTGGAAGACACGGTGGACAACATGGCTCTATACGGAGCAATGAACATATGA
- a CDS encoding Coenzyme Q-binding protein COQ10, which yields MLKCLNLISPTCPFNYRKTHLIKVPKELIYATVLDIPSYSRFLPWCEKSHWIDDVVTAGPSISQGQRRARLTVNFKLLKESYVSEVTFEPCSLVRAVAADSSLFETLDTVWEFEEQSNATLIKFYIIFKFHFGGYQSISASLGRMLTDTMLERFVKECHRRHSSLILN from the exons ATGTTAAAGTGTTTGAATTTAATATCACCAACCTGCCCATTTAATTATCGCAAGACGCACTTGATAAAGGTGCCAAAAGAGTTGATATACGCAACAGTTTTGGATATTCCGAGTTACTCAAGATTTTTGCCTTGGTGCGAG AAGAGCCATTGGATTGACGACGTTGTTACAGCGGGACCTTCGATTTCTCAGGGTCAACGCAGAGCGCGGCTTACTGTGAACTTCAAGCTCTTGAAGGAGTCATACGTCTCTGAAGTGACCTTCGAGCCTTGCAGCTTAGTAAGG GCAGTGGCAGCAGATAGCAGCCTGTTTGAGACGTTGGATACCGTATGGGAGTTTGAAGAGCAGAGTAATGCCACCCTCATAAAATTCTATATCATTTTCAAGTTCCACTTTGGAGGATATCAGAGCATATCTGCTTCCCTGGGTCGTATGCTAACGGATACTATGTTGGAACGCTTCGTAAAAGAGTGCCATAGACGTCACAGCAGCCTGATATTAAACTAG
- a CDS encoding cytochrome c oxidase copper chaperone (COX17), putative yields MGSALSTGSSPCQPAAVAPAFSKSGKHICCVCKETKAARDECIAQKGEDQCRHLIELHNQCLRNEGFDVK; encoded by the coding sequence ATGGGTTCTGCTTTGTCTACCGGATCATCCCCCTGCCAACCGGCTGCAGTGGCCCCTGCTTTCTCAAAATCTGGCAAACACATATGCTGTGTATGTAAGGAAACTAAAGCGGCTAGGGACGAATGTATCGCACAGAAGGGTGAAGATCAGTGCAGGCACTTAATTGAGTTGCACAACCAATGCCTTCGCAACGAAGGTTTCGATGTGAAATGA